In Chthonomonadales bacterium, a single window of DNA contains:
- a CDS encoding Crp/Fnr family transcriptional regulator, with translation MNRTDASTTDLLKGIPLFASLDAAAIGELAARCRRRQFAGGTALFHAGDPGHTLYIVVSGSVSIQHETAEGVTVHIAQRGPGEIIGDMALIDGKPRMADAVTAAPAELVMLDREAFVACVERSPRIAFGVMSHLAERLREAGRRLESRQSLDVRGRLAERLLELAATHGREDPRGGVRLEVRVSQQSLAEQIGTTRETVNRELSRMREVRAVRLDGRTIVLTDSRKLQRYAGR, from the coding sequence GTGAACAGAACGGACGCCTCAACCACTGACCTGCTGAAGGGCATCCCCCTCTTCGCCTCGCTGGACGCGGCCGCCATCGGCGAGCTGGCGGCGCGCTGCCGCCGACGACAGTTCGCGGGCGGGACCGCACTCTTCCATGCCGGCGACCCCGGCCACACGCTCTACATCGTCGTCTCGGGCAGCGTCAGCATTCAGCACGAGACCGCCGAGGGCGTCACGGTCCACATCGCGCAGCGGGGGCCCGGCGAAATCATCGGCGACATGGCGCTGATCGACGGCAAGCCTCGCATGGCCGACGCCGTCACCGCCGCGCCCGCCGAGCTGGTGATGCTCGACCGGGAGGCCTTCGTCGCCTGCGTCGAGCGCTCGCCGCGGATCGCCTTTGGCGTTATGTCTCACCTGGCGGAGCGCCTGCGCGAGGCCGGCCGGCGCCTGGAGAGCCGCCAGTCCCTGGACGTGCGCGGCCGCCTTGCTGAACGCCTGCTGGAGCTAGCGGCGACCCACGGCCGGGAGGACCCCCGCGGAGGCGTGCGTCTGGAGGTCAGGGTCTCGCAGCAGTCCCTCGCCGAGCAGATCGGGACCACGCGCGAGACGGTGAACCGCGAGCTATCCCGGATGCGCGAGGTGCGGGCCGTCCGCCTGGACGGCCGAACCATCGTCCTCACCGACTCCCGCAAGCTGCAGCGCTACGCCGGACGCTAG